In Sphingomonas psychrotolerans, the following proteins share a genomic window:
- a CDS encoding dipeptide epimerase: protein MRLSLDVAVERLPFAKPFRISGHVFTESSVVVVTLSDGLHTGRGEASGVYYLGDDVDAMTAALETVRDDLQGGMTRAELQQALPPGGARNAADCALWELDARRAGAPVWKLAGLPEPKPLLTTFTLGADEPGAMAEAASGYRDARALKLKLTGDLDLDSARIRAVRAARPECWIGVDANQGFRIDELEALFAVLVEAKAALLEQPLARGREADLDGFDSPIPIAADESALGLADLDGLVGRFDTVNIKLDKCGGLTEAIAIARRARLLGLDVMVGNMVGSSLAMAPAFLLGQLCDVVDLDGPTFLAADRQPGIRYNDGYIHCPEAVWGHRALNAVRA, encoded by the coding sequence ATGCGTCTCTCGCTCGACGTGGCAGTGGAACGGCTTCCTTTCGCGAAGCCGTTCCGGATCTCGGGGCACGTCTTCACCGAGTCCTCGGTGGTGGTCGTCACTCTGTCCGACGGACTCCACACGGGGCGGGGGGAAGCGAGCGGGGTCTATTATCTGGGCGACGATGTCGACGCGATGACTGCGGCGCTGGAGACGGTGCGCGACGACCTGCAGGGCGGGATGACGCGTGCCGAACTCCAGCAGGCGCTGCCACCGGGCGGGGCGCGCAACGCCGCCGACTGCGCATTGTGGGAGCTCGACGCCAGGCGCGCGGGCGCACCGGTCTGGAAGCTGGCGGGCTTGCCCGAGCCGAAGCCATTACTCACCACTTTCACGCTTGGCGCCGACGAACCCGGGGCGATGGCTGAAGCCGCATCAGGGTACCGGGATGCGCGGGCGCTCAAGCTCAAGCTCACCGGCGATCTCGATCTCGACAGCGCACGGATCCGCGCGGTGCGTGCTGCGCGCCCGGAATGCTGGATCGGAGTCGACGCCAATCAGGGTTTCCGCATTGACGAGCTGGAGGCGCTCTTCGCCGTGCTGGTCGAGGCGAAGGCCGCTTTGCTCGAGCAGCCGCTCGCCCGTGGGCGCGAAGCCGATCTCGACGGGTTCGATTCGCCGATCCCGATCGCAGCAGACGAGAGCGCGCTCGGGCTCGCCGATCTCGACGGGCTTGTCGGGCGCTTCGACACGGTCAACATCAAGCTCGACAAATGCGGCGGCCTGACCGAGGCGATCGCGATCGCCCGCCGCGCGCGGCTGCTCGGGCTCGACGTGATGGTCGGCAACATGGTCGGCTCCAGCCTGGCGATGGCGCCGGCGTTCCTGCTCGGCCAGCTCTGCGACGTGGTCGATCTCGATGGCCCGACGTTCCTCGCGGCCGACCGCCAGCCGGGCATTCGCTACAACGACGGCTATATCCACTGCCCCGAAGCCGTCTGGGGCCACCGCGCGCTGAACGCAGTGCGCGCGTGA
- a CDS encoding YkvI family membrane protein, with protein MSAAAAGSSWFQRFLLPGFAMKAVIIGGGYATGRELAEYFLPAGPWGGLAGMLLAMLLWSVIAATTFAYARLAGALDYRAFFADLLGPAWIAFEVAYILFVVLILAVFGASAGAISAAMFGWSSFVGALLLAGGILATVSLGNAAVEGVFKYVSFLLYGVYALFLILSLLSFGDRIAMGFATPAPRTGWASGGLTYASYNIIGAVVILPVLRHLTSTRDAVVAGLIAGPLAMAPAILFFVCMIAFYPAIGAETLPSDFLLRQLNAPAFHLLFQAMIFAALLESGTGAVHAINERIAGVLRRRREAELSARARAAIAGVLLLVCMFVAERVGLIALIASGYRLLAYLFLAVFVLPLMTLGLARLLRRRSAASKEIVA; from the coding sequence ATGAGCGCAGCCGCCGCAGGATCGAGCTGGTTCCAGCGCTTCCTGTTGCCCGGCTTCGCGATGAAGGCCGTGATCATCGGCGGCGGCTATGCCACCGGGCGTGAGCTGGCGGAGTATTTCCTGCCGGCGGGGCCGTGGGGCGGACTCGCCGGCATGCTGCTGGCGATGCTGCTGTGGAGCGTGATTGCGGCGACCACCTTTGCCTATGCCCGGCTGGCGGGGGCGCTCGACTATCGTGCCTTTTTCGCCGATTTGCTCGGCCCGGCGTGGATCGCGTTCGAAGTGGCGTACATCCTGTTCGTGGTGCTGATTCTTGCGGTGTTCGGGGCAAGCGCGGGCGCGATCAGCGCGGCGATGTTCGGCTGGTCGAGCTTCGTCGGGGCATTGCTGCTCGCGGGGGGGATCCTCGCCACCGTTTCGTTGGGCAATGCGGCAGTCGAAGGCGTGTTCAAATATGTCTCGTTCCTGCTCTACGGCGTCTATGCGCTGTTCCTGATCCTCAGCCTGCTCAGCTTCGGCGACCGCATCGCCATGGGCTTCGCAACGCCGGCGCCGCGGACCGGCTGGGCGTCGGGCGGGCTGACCTATGCCAGCTACAACATCATCGGCGCGGTGGTGATCCTGCCGGTGCTGCGGCATTTGACCAGCACGCGCGACGCCGTGGTCGCGGGCCTCATCGCCGGGCCGTTGGCGATGGCACCGGCGATCCTGTTCTTCGTCTGCATGATCGCTTTCTATCCCGCGATCGGCGCCGAGACTCTGCCTTCAGATTTCCTCCTCCGGCAATTGAACGCGCCGGCGTTCCATTTGCTGTTCCAGGCGATGATCTTCGCCGCCTTGCTCGAGAGCGGCACCGGCGCGGTGCATGCGATCAACGAGCGCATTGCAGGGGTCCTCCGCCGTCGCCGCGAAGCCGAGCTCAGCGCGCGTGCCCGCGCCGCGATCGCGGGGGTGCTGCTGCTGGTGTGCATGTTCGTCGCCGAGCGCGTCGGGCTGATCGCGCTGATCGCCAGCGGCTATCGGCTGCTGGCGTACCTGTTCCTCGCCGTGTTCGTGCTGCCGCTGATGACGCTCGGGTTGGCGCGGCTGCTCCGGCGCCGTTCCGCCGCATCCAAGGAGATCGTCGCATGA
- a CDS encoding dipeptidase codes for MQSLPKVSRRRMLGGAAAVAATGFPMVNSGQFRLSAASPVLYSRRAVDLVRASLVIDMLEVLKIDDRPQFYGAPLSAKDEADFRACGITGFHHSIGIYGPNAREETLTFLALSQGYVGRASHLFTLVDKAADLDRAKQEGKIAVILGMQNSEHFRTVADVKLFHQIGQRCSQLTYNSQNLLGSGATERVDGGVTDFGAEIIKAMNQVGMLVDVSHCGDRTTLHAIEISSKPIAITHSNCRALVEHPRLKTDEAIKAMAAKGGVMGITGVRMFVSASEPTAVPQIADHIDHVVKLVGIDHVGIGSDADLNGYEDMPPDMYAQLKAAYKASYAFRAKIDTDGYDHPRKIYDLTEELIRRNYSDANIAAVLGGNFRRLLGEIWGD; via the coding sequence ATGCAATCATTGCCCAAGGTCTCGCGTCGCCGGATGCTCGGCGGCGCGGCTGCTGTCGCGGCCACGGGGTTCCCGATGGTCAATAGCGGCCAGTTCCGGCTGTCGGCCGCCTCGCCCGTCCTTTATTCGCGCCGCGCGGTCGATCTGGTGCGCGCGTCGCTCGTGATCGACATGCTCGAAGTGCTCAAGATCGACGATCGCCCGCAATTCTATGGCGCGCCGCTGAGCGCGAAGGACGAAGCCGATTTCCGCGCCTGCGGGATCACCGGTTTCCACCATTCGATCGGCATTTACGGCCCCAATGCGCGCGAGGAGACGCTCACCTTCCTCGCGCTGAGCCAAGGCTATGTCGGCCGGGCGTCGCATCTGTTCACGCTGGTCGACAAGGCGGCCGATCTCGATCGCGCCAAGCAGGAGGGCAAGATCGCCGTGATCCTCGGCATGCAGAACAGCGAGCATTTCCGCACCGTCGCCGACGTCAAACTGTTCCACCAGATCGGCCAGCGCTGCTCGCAGCTGACCTATAATTCGCAAAATCTGCTCGGCTCGGGCGCGACCGAACGCGTCGACGGCGGCGTGACCGATTTCGGTGCCGAGATCATCAAGGCGATGAACCAGGTCGGCATGCTGGTCGACGTCTCGCATTGCGGCGATCGCACCACGCTCCATGCGATCGAGATATCGTCGAAGCCGATCGCCATCACCCACAGCAATTGCCGCGCTCTGGTCGAGCATCCGCGCCTCAAGACCGACGAAGCGATCAAGGCGATGGCGGCCAAGGGCGGCGTGATGGGGATCACCGGGGTCCGCATGTTCGTCAGCGCCAGCGAGCCGACCGCGGTGCCGCAGATCGCCGATCACATCGATCATGTCGTCAAGCTGGTGGGGATCGATCATGTCGGGATCGGCTCGGACGCCGATCTCAACGGCTATGAGGACATGCCGCCCGATATGTATGCCCAGCTCAAGGCCGCATACAAAGCGAGCTACGCCTTCCGCGCGAAGATCGACACCGATGGCTACGACCATCCACGCAAGATCTACGACCTCACCGAAGAACTGATCCGACGCAATTATTCGGACGCCAACATCGCCGCCGTGCTCGGCGGCAACTTCCGTCGCCTGCTTGGGGAGATCTGGGGCGACTGA
- a CDS encoding serine hydrolase — protein sequence MKLHHLFALPLLALGAPALADPPAGLDAKVEALRKASGAPGIAVAIVEHGKTTLARGWGVRKLGEAAKVDADTIFQTGSTGKAFTATAIAILVDQGKIGWDDKVIDHMPWFRMYDPWVTREMTVRDLLVHHSGLGLGAGDLLFVPRGSLSRKETVKRLAWIKPATSFRSGYAYDNILYTVAGQLIEEVSGKTWEEFMAREVLKRGGMSDATATYEARWATPDRAFAHARVGGVVRGDGPNSVLDEREELGRAAMPAGGLALSARDLAQWLKIQLGHGALPGGGRLFSEAQAAEMWKGVTVQPITQYPGSLAPLTPKFSTYALGWEVEDYRGARIISHGGGVFGSITHIILLPDQEVGIAVVVNSEEVALLRGVAHMLVDHYLGVPDQDWPARFGAFMTQRIEGGKAALAGVKAAPAKIGPSLSLARYAGTYRDAWYGDVAVTSGADGLRIDFKTTPRMAGKLVHWQYDTFVTRFDDKAIEPAYVSFALDAEGRVERVSMKPESPIADFSYDYKDLDLRPVAEGAK from the coding sequence ATGAAGCTGCATCATCTGTTCGCTCTGCCGCTGCTCGCGCTCGGGGCTCCTGCGCTTGCCGATCCGCCGGCGGGGCTCGACGCGAAGGTCGAGGCGCTGCGCAAGGCGAGCGGCGCGCCTGGTATCGCGGTCGCGATCGTCGAGCATGGCAAGACCACGCTCGCCAGGGGCTGGGGCGTCCGCAAACTCGGCGAGGCCGCCAAGGTCGACGCCGACACGATCTTCCAGACCGGATCGACGGGCAAGGCGTTCACTGCCACTGCGATCGCGATCCTCGTCGATCAGGGCAAAATCGGCTGGGACGACAAGGTGATCGATCACATGCCGTGGTTCCGCATGTACGATCCGTGGGTGACGCGCGAGATGACGGTCCGCGACTTGCTCGTCCATCACAGCGGGCTCGGGCTGGGGGCGGGGGACCTGCTGTTCGTGCCCCGCGGCAGCCTGTCGCGCAAGGAGACGGTCAAGCGGCTCGCCTGGATCAAGCCCGCCACCAGCTTTCGCTCAGGCTATGCCTATGACAACATCCTCTACACCGTCGCCGGCCAGCTGATCGAGGAAGTCAGCGGCAAGACGTGGGAAGAGTTCATGGCGCGCGAAGTGCTCAAGCGTGGCGGAATGAGCGACGCGACAGCCACGTATGAAGCGCGCTGGGCGACGCCCGATCGCGCCTTCGCGCATGCCCGGGTTGGCGGCGTGGTGCGCGGCGACGGGCCCAATTCGGTGCTCGACGAGCGCGAGGAACTCGGCCGCGCCGCGATGCCGGCGGGCGGACTGGCGCTCAGCGCGCGCGATCTCGCGCAGTGGCTCAAGATCCAGCTCGGCCACGGCGCGCTGCCCGGGGGCGGACGGCTGTTCAGTGAGGCGCAGGCGGCCGAAATGTGGAAGGGCGTGACCGTCCAGCCGATAACGCAATATCCGGGCAGCCTCGCCCCGCTCACGCCCAAGTTCAGCACCTATGCGCTGGGTTGGGAAGTCGAGGATTATCGCGGCGCGCGGATCATCTCGCACGGCGGCGGCGTGTTCGGATCGATCACCCACATCATCCTGCTGCCCGATCAGGAGGTCGGCATCGCGGTGGTGGTCAATTCGGAGGAAGTCGCATTGCTCCGCGGCGTCGCGCACATGCTGGTCGATCACTATCTCGGCGTGCCCGATCAGGATTGGCCCGCCCGCTTCGGCGCGTTCATGACCCAGCGGATCGAAGGCGGAAAGGCGGCGCTGGCCGGCGTCAAGGCCGCGCCGGCCAAGATCGGGCCGTCGCTGTCGCTCGCGCGCTATGCCGGGACCTATCGCGATGCCTGGTATGGCGACGTCGCCGTGACCAGCGGCGCCGACGGCTTGCGGATCGACTTCAAGACCACGCCCCGCATGGCCGGCAAGCTGGTCCACTGGCAATACGACACCTTCGTCACCCGCTTCGACGACAAGGCGATCGAGCCGGCCTATGTCAGCTTCGCGCTCGACGCCGAGGGCAGGGTGGAGCGCGTCTCGATGAAGCCGGAGAGCCCGATCGCCGATTTCAGCTACGATTATAAGGATCTCGACCTGCGGCCGGTGGCGGAGGGGGCGAAGTGA
- a CDS encoding DUF1611 domain-containing protein yields MNAPFGLKADTLALPQPYLLFLGDTVERGFAKTALGLRDWAPEKCVGELTLAGAAVTTGLPQLTPVEAYAQGARALVIGVANAGGVIPQSWRASLVEALEAGLDVVAGMHTRLSDIPELRETAALLGRRLIDIRVPPAQIPVATGRKRTGKRLLTVGTDCALGKKYTALALARAFAQRGVASDFRATGQTGIMIAGGGMPMDAVVSDFEAGAAEMLSPDAAPEHWDVIEGQGSLAHPAYAAVSLGLLHGSQPDVFVVCHEPGRTEMLGTAGYQVATIEEIVDLTLALGRRTNPNIRCGGLSFNTSALDEAEAAEVMWRESKRLGLPVADPVRGGPAFDALVDSCLA; encoded by the coding sequence ATGAATGCTCCCTTCGGCCTGAAGGCCGACACGCTTGCCCTGCCGCAGCCATATCTGCTGTTCCTCGGCGACACGGTCGAACGCGGCTTCGCCAAGACCGCTTTGGGACTGCGCGACTGGGCGCCCGAGAAATGCGTCGGCGAGCTCACCCTTGCTGGCGCGGCGGTGACCACCGGGCTGCCGCAGCTCACGCCAGTCGAGGCTTATGCGCAGGGCGCCCGGGCGCTGGTGATCGGCGTGGCGAATGCCGGGGGGGTGATCCCGCAGAGCTGGCGTGCCTCGCTGGTCGAGGCGCTCGAGGCGGGACTCGACGTGGTCGCGGGGATGCACACGCGGCTTTCCGACATTCCTGAGCTGCGTGAAACCGCTGCGTTGCTCGGGCGGCGGCTGATCGACATCCGGGTGCCGCCGGCGCAGATTCCGGTGGCGACGGGGCGCAAGCGGACGGGGAAAAGGTTGCTGACGGTGGGAACCGATTGCGCGCTCGGCAAGAAGTACACCGCGCTGGCGCTGGCGCGCGCCTTCGCGCAGCGCGGTGTGGCGAGCGATTTCCGCGCCACGGGGCAGACCGGGATCATGATCGCCGGCGGGGGCATGCCGATGGACGCAGTGGTCTCTGATTTCGAGGCGGGCGCGGCGGAGATGCTCTCGCCTGACGCCGCGCCGGAGCATTGGGATGTGATCGAAGGGCAGGGCTCGCTCGCGCATCCGGCTTATGCGGCGGTCTCGCTGGGGCTGCTCCATGGCAGCCAGCCGGACGTGTTCGTGGTGTGTCACGAGCCGGGGCGGACCGAAATGCTCGGCACCGCGGGCTATCAGGTCGCGACGATCGAGGAGATCGTGGATCTCACCTTGGCGCTCGGGCGGAGGACCAACCCGAACATCCGCTGCGGCGGGCTCAGCTTCAACACGTCGGCGCTGGATGAGGCCGAGGCTGCCGAGGTGATGTGGCGCGAGAGCAAACGGCTCGGGCTTCCGGTCGCCGATCCGGTGCGCGGCGGGCCGGCGTTCGACGCGCTCGTCGATAGCTGCCTGGCATGA
- a CDS encoding dipeptidase, which produces MAGLALLLAGCATTSAPAQKSHRDFLTLDTHLDTPIHFARPGWSFAGHHDPAADLVQVDLERMDSGALDGGFFAIYTEQGPLTAKGYADALAFARKRSDLIDTTLAAFPNRIDFAMTAEDARRIDRMGLRIAFKSMENSYPLGEDLSLLEDFHDRGVRLAGPVHGANNQFADSSGDTPKWNGLSPLGRKWVEEMNRLGMVIDASHASDAAFDQMLELSKTPLLLSHSSGREAFDHPRNLDDGRIRRLAAKGGAICVSTIFLSNMNMTPERAALFTQYEHIADLSPEQQADLARKWRALDATQPMWAADFERYMAMVLHVIQVAGVDHVCFGADWDGGGGLPGIADISALPKVTERLRQAGYSDADLAKMWSGNILRIVEAAERAAR; this is translated from the coding sequence ATGGCGGGGCTGGCCCTGCTGCTCGCCGGCTGCGCCACCACATCGGCGCCGGCGCAAAAATCGCATCGCGATTTCCTAACGCTCGACACCCATCTCGACACGCCGATCCACTTCGCCCGCCCGGGCTGGAGCTTTGCCGGGCATCACGACCCTGCCGCCGACCTCGTCCAGGTCGATCTCGAGCGGATGGATTCCGGCGCGCTCGATGGCGGGTTCTTCGCGATCTATACCGAGCAGGGGCCGCTGACGGCCAAAGGCTATGCCGACGCGCTCGCCTTCGCGCGCAAGCGATCCGACCTGATCGACACCACGCTCGCGGCCTTCCCCAACCGCATCGACTTCGCGATGACCGCCGAAGACGCGCGCCGGATCGATCGTATGGGACTGCGCATCGCGTTCAAGAGCATGGAGAACAGCTATCCGCTCGGCGAGGATCTTTCGCTGCTCGAGGACTTCCACGATCGCGGCGTGCGGCTGGCCGGGCCGGTGCACGGCGCCAACAACCAGTTCGCCGATTCCTCCGGAGACACGCCGAAATGGAATGGTCTCTCACCCCTCGGGCGCAAATGGGTAGAGGAGATGAATCGGCTGGGGATGGTGATCGACGCCAGCCACGCGTCCGACGCCGCGTTCGATCAGATGCTGGAATTGTCGAAGACGCCGTTGCTGCTCTCGCATTCGAGCGGGCGCGAGGCGTTCGACCATCCCCGAAATCTCGACGACGGTCGCATCCGCAGGCTCGCTGCGAAGGGCGGGGCGATCTGCGTCAGCACGATCTTCCTGTCCAACATGAACATGACGCCCGAGCGTGCGGCTTTGTTCACGCAATATGAGCATATCGCCGACCTAAGCCCCGAGCAGCAGGCGGATCTGGCCCGCAAATGGCGTGCGCTCGACGCGACCCAGCCGATGTGGGCCGCCGATTTCGAGCGCTACATGGCGATGGTGCTCCACGTGATCCAGGTCGCGGGCGTCGATCATGTCTGCTTCGGCGCCGACTGGGACGGCGGCGGCGGGCTGCCCGGGATCGCGGACATCTCGGCGCTGCCCAAGGTCACCGAAAGGCTCAGGCAGGCGGGTTATTCCGACGCCGACCTCGCCAAGATGTGGAGTGGCAATATCCTGCGCATCGTCGAGGCGGCCGAGCGCGCCGCCCGCTGA
- a CDS encoding TonB-dependent receptor has product MNRFALSVRALLAVSTAAGALAFSSGAAAQEVPAAAPGDEIVVTAQKREQNLQDVPISISVVSGDDMQAQGAASLTDYAGYIPGMQVSTGGTPGQTTVTLRGVAPLTASQTVGIYLDDAPVGSSSIYNRGGQFSLDLLPYDIERVEVLRGPQGTLYGASSIGGLVKYVTVAPSTTIFSVRAGGEVFGINGAGDLGWAGQTMFNAPLVQGKLGVTGSFAWRKTPGFVNSTNNAALKDQNAYEQIGGRFSLLWQASDRFSAKLSALYQSVDADGNGVYAADLTGKRLGDGSSYNNYVAEAFQTDLQYYAGTLDYDFGGVSATSSTTYSKRSARQLQDATYAFGVLFPLLTGGAIAPGITPFDINLDLEKWTQEVRLASASGGTFEWLVGGFYTSEKSDNTQLVRSYDMAGNAIPPLDPLATVALPAKYKEYAVFGNATLRLGERFEVTGGVRWARNEQNFRQISQGAIVPTADDPGSSEEDVFTWSVSPQFHVNENAMLYARVATGYRPGGPNVIVPNVPPSVESDTLTNYEVGFKADLAGRAVTIDVAAFYMDWKDIQVTRSFGGVAGQANGGAAVSKGVEGALTIRPATGLSLGLTASYTDATLAEDVPDISGADGDQLPGVAKFSGSARLDYHAELGGDLSGDFGVGVRHASSRLSLVESDPLTARARPYTAVDLNAALNIGEHWKVRAYARNLLDNDGEIARSTLANGLNQPSFLAITPLQPRTIGLAFDLSF; this is encoded by the coding sequence ATGAACCGGTTCGCCTTGTCCGTACGCGCGCTGCTGGCGGTTTCGACTGCCGCGGGGGCGCTGGCTTTCTCCTCCGGCGCCGCCGCGCAGGAAGTGCCGGCTGCCGCGCCCGGCGACGAGATCGTCGTCACTGCGCAGAAACGCGAGCAGAACCTTCAAGACGTGCCGATCTCGATCAGCGTGGTCAGCGGCGACGACATGCAGGCGCAGGGCGCGGCCTCGCTCACCGATTACGCCGGCTATATTCCGGGCATGCAGGTGTCGACCGGCGGCACGCCAGGGCAGACCACCGTCACGCTGCGTGGCGTCGCGCCGCTCACCGCCAGCCAGACCGTCGGCATCTATCTCGACGATGCGCCGGTGGGATCGAGCAGCATCTACAATCGCGGCGGGCAATTCTCGCTCGATCTGCTGCCCTATGACATCGAGCGCGTCGAAGTGCTGCGCGGGCCGCAGGGCACGCTCTACGGCGCCAGCTCGATCGGCGGGCTGGTCAAATACGTCACCGTCGCGCCGAGCACGACCATTTTCAGCGTCCGCGCCGGCGGCGAAGTGTTCGGGATCAATGGGGCAGGCGATCTCGGCTGGGCCGGGCAGACGATGTTCAACGCACCGCTGGTGCAGGGCAAGCTGGGCGTCACCGGCAGCTTCGCGTGGCGCAAGACGCCGGGCTTCGTGAACAGCACCAACAATGCCGCGCTCAAGGATCAGAACGCTTACGAGCAGATCGGCGGGCGCTTCAGCCTGTTGTGGCAGGCGAGCGACCGGTTCAGCGCGAAGCTATCGGCGCTGTACCAGTCGGTCGATGCCGACGGGAACGGAGTCTACGCCGCCGACCTGACGGGCAAGCGGCTGGGCGACGGATCTTCGTACAACAATTACGTTGCCGAGGCCTTCCAGACCGACCTGCAATATTACGCGGGCACGCTCGATTATGATTTCGGCGGGGTTAGCGCCACGTCGAGCACGACCTATAGCAAGCGTTCCGCCCGCCAGCTGCAGGACGCGACCTATGCGTTCGGCGTGCTCTTTCCGCTGCTCACCGGCGGCGCGATCGCACCCGGCATCACGCCGTTCGACATCAACCTCGATCTAGAGAAGTGGACGCAGGAAGTGCGGCTCGCCTCGGCGAGCGGCGGCACCTTCGAATGGTTGGTCGGCGGCTTCTACACATCGGAGAAGAGCGACAATACGCAGCTCGTCCGCTCGTACGACATGGCCGGCAACGCGATCCCGCCGCTTGACCCGCTGGCGACGGTCGCGCTGCCGGCGAAGTACAAGGAATATGCCGTGTTCGGCAACGCGACCTTGCGCCTCGGCGAGCGCTTCGAGGTCACCGGCGGGGTGCGCTGGGCGCGCAACGAGCAGAATTTCCGCCAGATCAGCCAAGGCGCGATCGTGCCTACGGCGGACGATCCGGGCAGTTCCGAAGAGGACGTCTTCACGTGGAGCGTCAGCCCGCAATTCCATGTGAACGAGAATGCGATGCTCTATGCGCGCGTCGCCACGGGCTATCGCCCGGGCGGCCCCAACGTGATCGTCCCCAACGTGCCGCCGAGCGTCGAATCCGATACGCTCACCAATTATGAAGTGGGCTTCAAGGCGGATCTTGCCGGGCGCGCGGTGACGATCGACGTCGCGGCCTTCTACATGGACTGGAAGGACATCCAGGTGACGCGCAGCTTCGGCGGCGTGGCGGGGCAGGCCAATGGCGGTGCGGCGGTGAGCAAGGGCGTCGAAGGCGCGCTGACCATCCGGCCGGCGACCGGGCTGTCGCTGGGGCTGACTGCGTCCTACACCGACGCCACGCTCGCCGAGGACGTTCCGGACATCAGCGGCGCCGATGGCGACCAGCTGCCGGGTGTGGCCAAATTCAGCGGCTCGGCGCGGCTCGATTATCATGCCGAGCTGGGCGGCGATCTGAGCGGCGATTTCGGCGTGGGCGTGCGGCATGCGAGCAGCCGGCTGTCGCTGGTCGAGAGCGATCCGCTGACCGCGCGAGCACGGCCCTATACGGCGGTCGACCTGAATGCCGCGCTCAACATCGGCGAGCATTGGAAAGTGAGGGCCTATGCCCGTAATCTGCTCGACAATGACGGGGAGATCGCGCGCTCGACGCTGGCCAACGGGCTCAACCAGCCGAGCTTCCTCGCGATCACGCCCCTCCAGCCGCGCACGATCGGCCTCGCCTTCGATCTCTCATTCTGA